From Halobacteriovorax sp. GB3, a single genomic window includes:
- the rlmD gene encoding 23S rRNA (uracil(1939)-C(5))-methyltransferase RlmD translates to MSSCHHYEESYCRSCQLIGKEYQLGLKEKVYHWRSLLEIDSNLIEEVFYPKEPLGGRNKAKIMVGGSVEFPRFGFPDPENFKKVRPLENCPLYLQGMNNIYPVLKELVRSYQLTPYNVELKKGELKYIIFYQSESTNEKYLKFIVRSKESLDRLKKALPFLKENISQLKVVSASLQPEHKAILEGEEEIFLTDTTRINNRMNDLELPISTRSFFQVTSEVASKLYLSVQERMSECDYALDLFCGVGGFSFHLAKKAKKVFGVELSKDAIECAKDAVKKNNLSHIDFLAKDAYDFLKEQRPKIDTLVVNPPRRGLGEKLCRLVEEFEANEIFYSSCNPETLNKDLLLLSKYEVIWARPFDMFPYTNHLEFLVHLKRIEV, encoded by the coding sequence GTGAGCTCTTGTCATCATTATGAAGAAAGTTATTGTCGCTCATGCCAGTTAATAGGTAAGGAGTATCAATTAGGTTTAAAAGAAAAAGTGTATCACTGGCGCTCCCTTTTGGAAATTGACTCTAATTTAATAGAAGAGGTTTTCTATCCCAAAGAACCGCTAGGTGGAAGAAATAAGGCGAAGATCATGGTCGGTGGAAGCGTTGAATTTCCACGATTTGGCTTTCCTGATCCTGAGAACTTCAAAAAAGTTCGCCCGCTTGAAAATTGCCCGCTCTATTTGCAAGGAATGAATAATATTTATCCCGTTTTAAAGGAGCTCGTTCGTTCATATCAACTTACTCCCTATAATGTAGAGCTAAAAAAAGGTGAGTTGAAATATATTATTTTCTATCAATCAGAAAGTACGAATGAGAAATATTTGAAGTTCATTGTTCGATCAAAAGAATCATTAGATCGTTTGAAAAAAGCACTTCCATTTTTAAAAGAAAATATTAGTCAACTCAAAGTCGTCTCAGCTTCTCTACAGCCCGAGCATAAAGCTATTTTAGAAGGGGAAGAGGAGATATTTCTTACTGATACTACGAGAATAAATAATAGAATGAATGATCTTGAACTTCCGATTTCAACGAGAAGTTTTTTTCAGGTAACAAGTGAAGTTGCTTCCAAACTTTATCTTTCTGTACAAGAGCGAATGAGCGAATGCGACTACGCTCTGGATCTTTTTTGTGGAGTGGGAGGTTTTAGCTTTCATCTTGCTAAAAAGGCTAAAAAGGTTTTTGGAGTTGAGCTTTCTAAAGATGCTATTGAATGTGCAAAAGATGCTGTTAAAAAAAATAACCTTTCTCACATTGATTTTCTCGCTAAAGATGCCTACGATTTTTTAAAAGAGCAGAGACCTAAAATCGATACGCTTGTTGTTAATCCTCCTAGACGAGGACTGGGTGAAAAATTATGTCGCTTAGTCGAAGAATTTGAGGCAAATGAAATCTTTTACTCTAGTTGTAATCCAGAGACATTGAATAAAGATCTTTTACTCCTTAGCAAATATGAAGTTATTTGGGCAAGACCATTCGATATGTTTCCTTATACGAATCATCTCGAGTTCTTAGTTCATTTAAAAAGGATAGAGGTTTAG
- a CDS encoding class I SAM-dependent methyltransferase produces the protein MLRNFFASIVWRNSGRKAFQSIYKEALRSKTYLKYIEKVHGRDSFCYNMLSKNQYEEFIAQIKSLENTKDKVALDIGCGPGLMAQALQEKYFKRVIGLDFCEKIFIDQSDKLVLVESNIEMMRLEKESFDFIYCIDSFYHLRNPKKALNKILNSLKKDGLFVLFYSFTGESKMAPMLKSWGVEGKVDIVDFTDDDLSFWKSSKQALNKFEQDFYNEACQRVFKAKKLECDKFLKYHENGDIHRKMLVLKRL, from the coding sequence ATGCTAAGAAATTTCTTTGCTTCAATTGTTTGGAGAAACAGCGGTAGAAAGGCCTTTCAGTCTATTTATAAGGAGGCCCTTCGCTCGAAAACGTATTTAAAATATATTGAAAAAGTGCATGGCAGAGATTCTTTTTGCTATAATATGCTCTCTAAGAATCAATACGAAGAATTTATCGCACAAATTAAATCTCTAGAGAATACTAAAGATAAAGTCGCCCTAGATATTGGTTGTGGTCCAGGTCTTATGGCCCAAGCATTACAAGAAAAATATTTTAAGAGAGTTATTGGTCTCGATTTTTGTGAAAAAATATTTATTGATCAAAGTGACAAACTTGTTTTGGTTGAGTCAAATATCGAGATGATGCGTTTAGAAAAAGAAAGTTTCGATTTTATCTATTGTATCGATTCTTTTTATCATTTACGAAATCCAAAAAAGGCCCTGAATAAAATTTTAAATTCCTTAAAAAAAGATGGTCTCTTTGTCCTTTTTTATAGCTTTACAGGTGAAAGTAAAATGGCCCCCATGCTTAAGTCTTGGGGGGTTGAGGGAAAGGTTGATATTGTCGATTTTACTGATGATGATCTCTCTTTTTGGAAATCTTCAAAGCAGGCATTGAATAAGTTTGAGCAAGACTTTTACAATGAAGCTTGTCAAAGAGTATTCAAAGCGAAGAAACTTGAATGTGATAAGTTTCTAAAATATCATGAAAATGGTGATATCCATCGTAAAATGCTCGTTTTAAAGCGTCTCTAG
- a CDS encoding Hpt domain-containing protein, translating into MDDQDILNEFKLDALEILDEIERVCLTISPESLIHSFQRELLNCLHSLKGSSAMFGFYKIESWMHKLESSLRDKEIDQSLSENEIQQFFYVIDLSRSILNGKESEKTPEVETSIDIIPMKKSEEQKEKIVILGSASWIGNYEDLFDPYEIVKCQNLASAFEHLKTENTKGLIANQDFCRGNNFLKIEEYFSTSHKVPTLLLDKNKEYFKLLKDSFYKNSSHLTEEELKENLIKFLETL; encoded by the coding sequence ATGGACGACCAAGACATTCTTAACGAATTCAAACTAGATGCGTTAGAGATACTCGATGAAATAGAGAGAGTTTGTCTTACCATTTCACCAGAGTCTTTAATCCATTCATTTCAACGAGAACTTCTCAATTGCCTACACAGTCTTAAGGGATCATCGGCCATGTTTGGCTTTTATAAAATTGAGTCCTGGATGCATAAGCTAGAGAGTAGCCTGCGAGACAAAGAGATTGACCAATCTTTAAGCGAGAATGAAATCCAACAATTCTTTTATGTCATTGATCTTTCACGCTCCATCTTAAATGGAAAAGAGAGTGAAAAGACACCCGAAGTAGAGACGTCTATCGATATTATTCCAATGAAAAAATCTGAAGAGCAAAAAGAAAAAATTGTTATTTTAGGAAGTGCTAGTTGGATTGGTAATTACGAAGATCTTTTCGATCCTTATGAGATTGTTAAATGCCAAAATCTAGCAAGTGCTTTTGAACATCTTAAAACAGAAAATACTAAAGGTTTAATTGCAAATCAAGACTTCTGTCGTGGTAATAACTTCTTAAAAATAGAAGAGTACTTTTCAACTTCACACAAGGTACCAACATTACTTCTGGATAAGAATAAAGAGTACTTTAAACTTTTAAAAGATAGCTTTTATAAAAATAGCTCACACTTAACAGAAGAAGAGCTAAAAGAAAATCTGATTAAGTTTCTAGAGACGCTTTAA
- the truA gene encoding tRNA pseudouridine(38-40) synthase TruA: protein MEQNKKYYYLINLSYFGNAYFGWQKQKNFPTLSGTIETVLEKRFGPGSFHLLGASRTDSKVHALDQFCKLQLNESIDERELKDFLNKKLPSDIHIKQIIKSNAQFRLIQSVKSKCYCYYFSNQQSDNLFSSQLCPNFKEQLDIEAMIEALELFKGVHSFHNYQYRSPIKGTMEREIKALSIEKNPHFIDGLSIEQSYLIKIEANGFMKQMVRLIVGTLIDLGRGLITKEQIRESLSLKSNLKLGFIAPGSGLYLCSIHFKNENLENIFKR from the coding sequence ATGGAACAAAACAAAAAGTATTATTATTTAATCAATCTCAGCTACTTTGGAAACGCATACTTTGGTTGGCAAAAGCAAAAGAATTTCCCAACACTCAGTGGCACCATTGAAACAGTCCTTGAAAAGAGATTTGGACCAGGTTCTTTCCATTTACTGGGCGCAAGTAGAACCGATTCAAAAGTTCATGCCTTGGATCAATTTTGTAAATTGCAGTTAAATGAATCAATAGATGAAAGGGAGTTAAAAGACTTTTTGAATAAGAAGCTTCCAAGCGATATTCACATAAAACAAATTATTAAATCAAACGCTCAGTTTCGACTGATTCAATCAGTAAAAAGTAAATGTTATTGCTACTATTTCTCTAACCAACAAAGTGATAATCTCTTCAGCTCCCAGCTTTGTCCAAACTTCAAAGAACAACTTGATATCGAGGCCATGATCGAGGCCCTAGAGCTTTTTAAAGGTGTTCATTCCTTTCACAACTACCAATATAGAAGTCCCATCAAAGGGACAATGGAAAGAGAAATTAAAGCTCTTTCAATCGAGAAAAATCCCCATTTCATCGATGGCCTCTCTATAGAACAGTCCTATCTCATTAAAATTGAGGCCAACGGATTTATGAAACAAATGGTGCGTCTCATTGTCGGAACACTCATTGATCTTGGAAGAGGATTGATTACAAAAGAGCAAATAAGAGAATCTCTTAGCTTAAAATCAAATTTAAAACTTGGTTTTATCGCTCCAGGAAGCGGGCTTTATCTCTGTAGTATTCATTTTAAGAACGAAAACTTGGAAAATATCTTTAAAAGATAG
- a CDS encoding TetR/AcrR family transcriptional regulator produces MKPLKTDETKVRRRSRTAIEKNEKKKKIVETALDLLFKDQGGELPSVDNIAKASSVAKGTIYLYFRTKEEIFLYAMDVYFKNWFNEIKTALKEKEAINSTEFSRIFSSPVLDNEQFLKLASMKRLVFQRGLSSELILSHKDMIVAGVRDVASEISRITSRTNEECEKLIMRSYGVVLGCHYISYPPKGNMTTLSEEEKSILLLNLDEDINHILNCLFERFLN; encoded by the coding sequence ATGAAGCCTTTAAAAACAGATGAAACAAAAGTTAGAAGACGTTCGCGTACAGCAATCGAAAAGAACGAAAAAAAGAAGAAGATTGTTGAAACGGCCTTAGATCTCTTATTTAAAGATCAGGGAGGTGAGCTTCCATCTGTTGATAATATTGCAAAAGCAAGTAGCGTTGCTAAGGGAACAATCTATTTATATTTTAGAACAAAAGAGGAGATTTTTCTCTATGCGATGGATGTCTATTTTAAAAATTGGTTTAACGAAATTAAAACCGCACTTAAGGAAAAAGAAGCGATTAACTCAACAGAATTTTCTCGCATCTTTTCATCTCCTGTTCTTGATAACGAACAATTCTTAAAACTTGCTTCTATGAAAAGACTTGTTTTTCAAAGAGGACTTAGTAGTGAGTTGATTCTCTCACACAAAGATATGATTGTAGCTGGTGTTAGAGATGTCGCCTCTGAAATTTCTAGAATTACTTCGAGAACAAATGAGGAGTGTGAAAAGTTGATTATGCGCTCTTATGGTGTCGTTCTTGGTTGTCACTATATTTCATATCCACCAAAGGGGAATATGACGACTCTTTCAGAAGAAGAGAAATCAATTCTTCTACTCAACCTCGATGAAGATATTAATCATATTCTCAATTGTTTGTTTGAACGTTTTTTAAATTAA
- a CDS encoding SDR family oxidoreductase, translating to MANVVITGANRGIGLELTKIFTKRGDSVVALCREASSALRETGAKIIENFDVTNQESIDSLSEKIDGVDLLINNAGIFLNETIQALDFDSIEKQFQVNTLAPLKITMALIKNLNQGSKVCFVSSRMGSISDNTSGSYYGYRMSKAGLNAFGKSLAMDLKGQGIAVALLHPGYVQTKMTGFNGEISPTEAAEGLSKRIDELTLENSGGFWHSNGEQLPW from the coding sequence ATGGCAAATGTTGTCATTACTGGGGCCAATAGGGGAATTGGTCTTGAATTAACAAAAATATTTACTAAAAGAGGCGACTCTGTAGTGGCCCTATGCCGTGAGGCATCTTCTGCACTTAGAGAGACTGGTGCAAAAATTATAGAAAACTTTGATGTGACTAATCAAGAGTCAATTGATTCCCTTAGTGAGAAAATTGATGGTGTTGATCTTCTTATCAATAATGCAGGTATTTTTTTGAATGAGACAATACAAGCGTTGGATTTTGATTCCATTGAAAAGCAGTTTCAAGTGAATACTCTTGCACCCCTTAAAATAACAATGGCCTTAATTAAGAATTTAAATCAAGGGTCCAAGGTTTGTTTTGTTTCTTCTCGAATGGGATCAATCAGTGATAATACTTCTGGGAGTTACTATGGTTACAGAATGTCTAAGGCGGGATTAAATGCTTTTGGAAAGTCGCTGGCCATGGACCTTAAAGGGCAGGGGATTGCTGTTGCTCTTTTACATCCTGGATATGTACAAACGAAAATGACTGGCTTTAATGGAGAAATTTCTCCGACAGAAGCAGCCGAGGGTTTATCAAAGAGAATTGATGAGCTGACTCTTGAAAACTCTGGTGGTTTTTGGCATTCAAATGGTGAACAATTACCTTGGTAG
- a CDS encoding response regulator transcription factor, whose amino-acid sequence MRSIVLVDDETDMFPLFNIKFKKEIKKNEIKFIFFSSAQDALTFIKGTPPDKFQYIISDINMPNMDGLELLREIKDRDQHQKVYMISGQQSLDAKKEAKELGADGFLKKPINFQELKDLLLS is encoded by the coding sequence ATGAGAAGTATCGTTTTAGTTGATGATGAAACAGATATGTTTCCTCTTTTTAATATTAAATTTAAAAAAGAGATAAAGAAAAATGAAATTAAATTTATTTTCTTCTCCTCTGCTCAAGATGCACTGACTTTCATCAAGGGGACCCCGCCGGATAAATTTCAGTATATTATCAGTGATATCAATATGCCTAATATGGATGGCCTTGAATTGTTGCGAGAAATTAAAGATCGGGATCAGCATCAAAAAGTCTATATGATTTCAGGGCAACAGAGTCTCGATGCAAAAAAAGAGGCCAAAGAACTAGGGGCCGATGGTTTTTTGAAAAAGCCAATTAACTTTCAAGAGTTAAAAGATTTACTTCTTAGCTAG
- a CDS encoding ABC transporter permease, which yields MNTIKHYLSIYKMYVATSVSEASSFRLNFVLLIVMDIFFYLSALLTVSFIYDHISTIGPWDREQLLFFVAFMLTIDHLHMTLLSESFWILSEDIKTGRLDYTLLKPVHSIFIVFFRYFRPSSFINIIFTWSALIYYGLKVDLPIVSWISLPLLVLLSFILLAIIEFIITTSMFWLTEGLGINVLRMQFQQLARWPDFIYNPLAKRALTFFFPILVIGSAPVKFLLQPISVSPLLGLLVAIVASYLFLIFIWKKAIAHYDSASS from the coding sequence ATGAATACAATTAAACACTACCTCAGTATCTATAAAATGTACGTGGCAACAAGTGTCTCAGAGGCATCAAGTTTTCGCTTAAACTTTGTTCTTCTCATTGTCATGGATATCTTCTTTTATTTGAGTGCTCTTTTAACTGTGAGCTTCATCTATGACCACATTTCAACAATTGGTCCATGGGATAGAGAACAATTACTTTTCTTTGTGGCCTTTATGCTAACAATAGATCATCTTCACATGACTCTTCTTAGCGAATCATTCTGGATACTATCTGAAGATATAAAAACAGGAAGACTTGACTACACTCTCCTAAAGCCCGTTCATTCGATCTTTATTGTCTTTTTTCGTTATTTTCGGCCATCGAGTTTTATTAATATCATCTTCACTTGGAGTGCGCTCATTTACTATGGACTTAAAGTAGATTTACCAATTGTTTCTTGGATTTCACTTCCACTACTGGTGTTGCTCTCATTTATTCTCTTAGCAATCATTGAGTTCATCATTACGACAAGTATGTTTTGGTTAACAGAAGGACTTGGAATTAATGTACTTAGAATGCAATTTCAGCAACTGGCCCGTTGGCCTGATTTTATCTATAACCCACTTGCAAAGAGGGCCCTCACTTTCTTTTTCCCGATTTTAGTCATTGGTTCAGCACCTGTAAAATTCTTGCTGCAACCAATAAGCGTTAGTCCACTGTTAGGGCTTCTTGTGGCCATCGTTGCGTCTTATTTATTCTTAATCTTTATTTGGAAAAAGGCCATTGCTCACTATGACTCTGCTTCTAGTTGA
- a CDS encoding ABC transporter permease translates to MKNVAKWWQTIKISWSKYTAYRLNFFLQVIGPAIVFFFIKYNLWSSIYGGDEQQVIQGYNFQEMIHYHIWTLIISLLAQGHNSMNLSEDIRLGRISSYLIYPFNFWEFHTASFLSFQFLQLLISLVTIAIISSFGFLADLTVSQLAIGILFCFYISFFWYLLQYLCGILAFWLEETWILRVILQTLSLFLSGAILPLDFYPKAFVDLLQWTPFPYLTYYPVKIFEGDYSKLPIAIAVIGLWIMIAFLLNHLIWKRGIKNYTAAGI, encoded by the coding sequence ATGAAAAATGTTGCAAAGTGGTGGCAAACAATTAAGATTAGTTGGTCTAAATACACGGCCTATCGATTAAATTTCTTCCTACAAGTTATTGGCCCTGCCATTGTCTTCTTTTTCATTAAGTATAATCTTTGGTCATCAATTTATGGTGGCGATGAGCAACAGGTCATTCAAGGGTATAATTTTCAAGAAATGATCCACTATCATATCTGGACCCTTATTATATCTCTTTTGGCCCAAGGTCATAACTCGATGAATCTCTCTGAAGATATACGCTTAGGTAGAATTTCAAGTTACCTCATTTATCCTTTTAACTTTTGGGAATTTCATACGGCAAGTTTTCTCAGTTTTCAATTTCTACAATTACTCATTAGTCTTGTGACAATTGCAATTATATCAAGTTTTGGATTCCTTGCGGATTTAACCGTCTCCCAACTTGCAATTGGAATATTATTTTGTTTTTACATCTCATTTTTTTGGTATCTCTTACAATATCTTTGCGGAATTCTGGCCTTCTGGCTGGAAGAAACTTGGATTTTGCGAGTCATCTTGCAAACTCTCTCACTCTTTTTATCGGGGGCAATTTTGCCACTAGATTTTTACCCAAAGGCCTTTGTCGATCTTCTTCAATGGACACCTTTTCCCTATCTCACCTACTACCCTGTTAAGATTTTTGAAGGTGACTACTCGAAACTTCCAATCGCCATAGCAGTGATTGGACTTTGGATAATGATTGCTTTTCTTCTCAATCATTTAATATGGAAAAGAGGAATAAAAAACTACACGGCAGCTGGAATTTAG
- a CDS encoding ABC transporter ATP-binding protein: protein MIEANGLTKQFRSYKKEPGLLGAFKTFFKRDYITKNAVEDFNLEIKKGEIIGLLGPNGAGKTTLMKMFTGIIVPSKGQLLVNGHNPWERNKDFRKKIALVMGQKSQLWWDIPAMDSLSLLQKYYEIPDDIFQEKIESMSTLLDVKELLHVHVRKLSLGERMKLELMASLLHSPDIIFLDEPTIGLDLVAQENIRNFIKEYHQKNKVTIILTSHYMADVQALCDRIVLIFKGKKGFDGPIRDFEKILGKKKTVTFTFQDDQVFAHSFWRNHDCQWSENKMEVELKLDENELNKVSSEILSTFSVSDFHTEKMPIEKVMKTLMANPEILTRDQ, encoded by the coding sequence ATGATAGAAGCAAATGGACTCACAAAACAATTTAGAAGCTACAAAAAAGAACCTGGACTCTTAGGTGCATTCAAAACCTTCTTTAAAAGAGATTATATCACTAAAAATGCCGTTGAAGACTTTAATCTCGAGATTAAAAAAGGCGAAATCATAGGATTACTAGGGCCTAATGGTGCTGGGAAAACAACCCTTATGAAAATGTTCACAGGAATTATTGTTCCCTCTAAGGGGCAGTTATTAGTGAATGGTCATAATCCATGGGAGAGAAATAAAGATTTTCGAAAAAAGATCGCCTTGGTCATGGGACAAAAATCTCAACTTTGGTGGGATATTCCGGCCATGGACTCACTTTCTCTTCTTCAAAAGTACTATGAAATACCAGATGATATTTTTCAAGAAAAAATTGAATCGATGTCGACTCTTCTCGATGTCAAAGAACTCCTTCACGTCCATGTTAGAAAATTATCTTTGGGTGAGAGAATGAAACTAGAGCTCATGGCGAGCTTACTGCACTCTCCCGATATAATCTTCCTTGATGAACCAACCATTGGACTTGATCTTGTGGCCCAAGAAAATATTAGAAACTTCATCAAAGAATACCATCAAAAAAATAAGGTTACGATTATTCTCACATCTCATTATATGGCGGATGTACAAGCTCTCTGTGATCGCATTGTTCTTATCTTTAAAGGGAAGAAAGGATTCGATGGTCCCATAAGAGACTTTGAAAAAATTCTCGGTAAAAAGAAAACGGTAACATTCACCTTTCAAGACGATCAAGTATTTGCACATTCATTCTGGCGAAATCACGATTGCCAATGGAGTGAAAACAAAATGGAAGTTGAATTGAAACTTGATGAAAATGAACTCAACAAAGTTTCCAGTGAAATTCTTTCGACATTTTCCGTTTCAGATTTTCATACAGAGAAAATGCCTATTGAAAAAGTTATGAAAACCCTTATGGCCAATCCCGAAATTCTGACGAGAGATCAATAG
- a CDS encoding zinc metalloprotease HtpX, with product MLNFKKWRSYNLRLIIEEVVLLSILCLVSVITTYVIFGDIFSALFSMIIPILFTFHLKNSSQILLRYYRARQLDREDFDSIYSIVDDLSVRASLDQRPRLYFLDTFQINAFTADFGEYYGIAISRGLINTMQERELKAVLAHEISHISNRDPLFLKVTTAIYSFISFVSTAIHIILILCLPFYLLNLIEIRLQLAFAIIFSPWILRFLILAIMRNREYKADLNASLLTQDPLGLAMALRKLLRLQGRFLNLFFPFRPNQKTSMLDTHPTTTSRISRLLDLEKRM from the coding sequence TTGCTAAATTTTAAAAAATGGCGATCTTACAACTTGAGGCTTATTATTGAAGAAGTGGTCCTTCTTTCGATTCTCTGTTTGGTTAGTGTCATTACGACCTATGTGATTTTTGGAGATATTTTTAGTGCGCTCTTTTCAATGATCATTCCTATCCTTTTTACTTTTCATTTGAAAAATAGTTCCCAGATTTTACTTCGCTACTATCGAGCAAGGCAATTAGATCGAGAGGATTTTGATTCTATCTATTCTATTGTCGATGATCTCTCTGTAAGGGCTTCACTTGATCAAAGACCTAGACTGTATTTTCTCGATACCTTTCAAATTAATGCTTTCACTGCTGATTTTGGTGAGTATTATGGTATAGCCATTTCTCGAGGTTTGATCAATACGATGCAAGAGAGAGAACTTAAAGCTGTCTTGGCCCATGAAATATCTCATATCTCTAATCGAGACCCGCTTTTTTTAAAAGTAACAACCGCTATTTATAGCTTTATCTCTTTTGTCAGTACGGCCATTCATATTATTTTAATTCTCTGCTTACCATTTTACTTATTAAACTTAATAGAGATACGTTTGCAGCTGGCCTTTGCCATCATATTCTCGCCGTGGATACTCAGATTCCTTATTTTGGCCATCATGAGAAATCGAGAATATAAGGCAGATCTCAATGCAAGTCTTCTTACTCAAGATCCTCTGGGACTTGCCATGGCCCTTAGAAAGTTACTTCGATTACAAGGGCGCTTTTTGAATCTCTTTTTTCCTTTTCGTCCCAATCAAAAAACGAGCATGCTCGACACTCATCCAACGACAACAAGTCGTATTTCTCGCTTACTCGATCTTGAAAAAAGGATGTAA
- a CDS encoding acylphosphatase, with amino-acid sequence MKKKVTINVYGKVQGIMFRQTFIRAAIKRELDAGATNDPNDRNHVTCSMEGDDTIIEELIHDLAQLDKLNSWGAKVDKVERLSDYLNYSSHEVTTENVDEYKWSSGVEFYL; translated from the coding sequence ATGAAGAAGAAAGTTACGATTAATGTCTATGGCAAGGTTCAGGGAATCATGTTTCGCCAAACTTTTATTCGGGCCGCAATCAAAAGAGAGCTTGATGCCGGAGCCACAAATGATCCCAATGATAGAAATCATGTCACATGTTCAATGGAAGGAGATGATACGATAATTGAAGAATTGATTCATGATTTAGCTCAATTGGATAAACTTAACTCATGGGGTGCTAAGGTTGATAAAGTCGAAAGACTTAGTGACTATCTCAATTATTCTTCTCACGAAGTAACGACTGAAAATGTTGATGAATACAAATGGTCTAGTGGTGTAGAGTTCTATCTCTAA
- a CDS encoding FKBP-type peptidyl-prolyl cis-trans isomerase encodes MTISKNKVVTMHYHLTNDNGDVLDSSQGAEPLLYLQGHNNIIPGLEKEMEGKNVGDKFKVTIEAKDGYGEYDEGLVQKLPKEQFAQFPELTVGMRFHIDSNYGPMVVQVDEITDSEVTINGNHELAGTRLTFDVEVVEIRDASQEEIDHGHVHGPGGHQH; translated from the coding sequence ATGACGATCTCTAAAAACAAAGTTGTGACAATGCACTATCATTTAACAAATGATAATGGAGATGTTCTCGATTCATCTCAAGGCGCAGAGCCTCTTCTATATCTACAGGGTCACAATAATATTATTCCAGGTCTTGAAAAAGAAATGGAAGGTAAAAATGTTGGAGACAAATTTAAAGTAACGATTGAAGCAAAAGATGGTTATGGAGAATATGATGAAGGTCTCGTGCAAAAACTTCCTAAAGAGCAATTTGCACAATTCCCAGAGCTAACAGTAGGGATGAGATTCCACATTGATAGTAACTATGGGCCAATGGTTGTTCAGGTCGATGAAATTACTGATTCTGAAGTGACGATTAATGGGAACCACGAACTTGCTGGAACAAGACTAACTTTTGATGTTGAAGTTGTTGAGATTCGCGATGCAAGCCAAGAGGAAATTGATCACGGTCACGTTCATGGACCAGGTGGACACCAACACTAA